From the Pedobacter cryoconitis genome, one window contains:
- a CDS encoding RNA recognition motif domain-containing protein yields MKIFITGLPLEVGEDELTAVFGDFGQVKSLRIIKDRETGQSRGFGFVEMPVDEEAKEAIKRMNGGDYNGNRIKVAEAQEKPNTGGAGGGGGGFKRNNNNRERSY; encoded by the coding sequence ATGAAGATATTTATTACAGGCCTTCCGTTAGAAGTAGGGGAAGATGAATTAACAGCCGTATTTGGTGATTTCGGTCAGGTAAAATCACTTAGAATTATCAAAGATCGTGAAACTGGTCAGAGTCGTGGTTTTGGTTTCGTAGAGATGCCAGTAGACGAAGAGGCTAAAGAAGCGATCAAGAGAATGAACGGTGGTGATTACAATGGTAACCGTATTAAAGTTGCTGAAGCACAGGAAAAACCTAATACTGGCGGTGCTGGTGGTGGTGGCGGTGGTTTCAAACGCAACAACAACAACAGAGAAAGAAGCTATTAA
- a CDS encoding methionine aminotransferase — translation MIATYSKLPGTSNSIFSVMSQLAAEHNAINLSQGFPDYDCDPKLIELVADAMRSGHNQYAPMAGIQSLRELVADKVNLKYGSNYHPDTEVTITAGGTQAIFTALTACIQAGDEVIIFEPAYDCYAPTIKMLGGLVKSYEMIPPDYTIDWEMVKKLFTANTKMIILNSPHNPTGAVLTEKDIKALIKLTKGTDVLVLSDEVYEHLVYDGVKHNSLASYAELRDRTFIVASFGKLLHTTGWKAGYCIAPEQLMKEFRKIHQFNVFSVNTPMQVGIANYLKDPAVYLGLADFFQEKRDLFRSLLEQTKFKLLPCKGSYFQCVSYGHFSDEEDTVLAKRLITDFGVASIPVSAFYIRNTDHQVLRFCFAKRQDTLEKSVERLMKL, via the coding sequence ATGATAGCTACATACTCGAAACTTCCGGGAACATCCAATAGTATTTTTTCAGTGATGTCCCAGTTAGCGGCTGAACACAACGCCATTAACCTTTCTCAGGGATTCCCTGATTACGATTGTGATCCTAAATTAATTGAACTGGTTGCTGATGCCATGAGAAGCGGACATAATCAGTATGCACCGATGGCTGGTATCCAATCTTTAAGAGAACTGGTTGCCGATAAAGTAAACCTGAAGTATGGATCAAACTACCACCCCGACACTGAGGTAACCATTACCGCTGGTGGTACACAAGCGATTTTCACCGCTCTGACTGCTTGTATTCAGGCTGGTGATGAGGTTATTATTTTCGAGCCTGCTTACGACTGTTATGCACCTACCATAAAAATGCTGGGCGGCCTGGTTAAATCTTATGAAATGATACCTCCCGATTATACAATTGATTGGGAAATGGTCAAAAAACTATTCACTGCCAATACAAAAATGATCATTCTGAATAGTCCGCATAATCCAACTGGTGCGGTATTGACAGAGAAAGATATCAAAGCGCTGATTAAACTGACTAAAGGTACTGATGTATTAGTGCTGAGTGATGAAGTTTATGAGCACCTGGTTTATGACGGTGTAAAACATAATTCTTTAGCTTCGTATGCAGAGTTACGTGACCGGACTTTCATTGTGGCTTCTTTTGGCAAGCTATTACACACAACAGGCTGGAAAGCTGGCTATTGCATTGCACCTGAACAATTAATGAAAGAGTTCAGGAAAATACACCAGTTTAATGTTTTCAGTGTAAACACTCCGATGCAGGTTGGAATTGCCAATTACCTGAAAGATCCTGCTGTTTACCTCGGATTAGCTGACTTTTTCCAGGAGAAACGTGATTTATTCCGTTCTTTGCTGGAGCAAACCAAGTTTAAATTACTACCTTGTAAAGGTTCCTACTTTCAATGCGTGAGCTATGGCCATTTTAGTGACGAGGAAGATACTGTTTTAGCAAAAAGGTTAATTACAGATTTTGGTGTGGCATCCATCCCCGTTTCCGCATTTTATATCCGGAACACGGATCACCAGGTACTGCGCTTTTGTTTTGCTAAAAGGCAAGATACGCTCGAAAAATCCGTTGAAAGATTAATGAAACTATAA
- a CDS encoding lysoplasmalogenase: MGLIKKYLLFNLAYALLFILVLASGYKQFTLLNYGLIPCITLVLMVFFCLTTKLSGRFHQRLFTGLVFALTGSALFLLRGYNPSWFSYGLVAFLICHLFYMGAFYLDFRSAQELDKKGARIAIFSSAITFTAFYFYLRPHLGTLRLPVLACIFIVALLIMMAAFRNQRVNQLSFKLILTGVLFFIFADALLAHTYFISPFEFSDLLISVIYMIAQYLIVIGGAERKLIRPLTAD; the protein is encoded by the coding sequence ATGGGGTTGATAAAAAAATACCTGCTATTTAACCTGGCTTATGCACTGCTATTTATATTGGTGCTGGCTTCCGGATACAAGCAATTTACGCTTTTAAACTATGGTCTGATACCGTGCATTACGCTGGTACTAATGGTGTTTTTCTGCCTGACTACAAAGTTAAGCGGCCGTTTCCATCAAAGGTTATTTACAGGTTTGGTTTTTGCCCTTACCGGCAGTGCTTTGTTTCTGCTGAGGGGCTATAATCCGTCCTGGTTTTCTTATGGACTGGTCGCCTTCCTGATTTGCCATCTGTTTTATATGGGTGCTTTTTACCTTGATTTTCGCTCTGCGCAAGAGCTTGATAAAAAAGGGGCAAGGATCGCCATTTTCAGTAGCGCCATCACTTTTACTGCTTTTTATTTCTATCTCAGACCACATTTGGGTACCTTAAGGTTACCTGTACTGGCCTGCATTTTTATTGTCGCCCTGCTTATTATGATGGCCGCCTTTAGAAATCAACGTGTAAATCAACTGAGCTTTAAGCTGATTCTTACAGGTGTCTTGTTTTTTATCTTTGCTGATGCACTTTTAGCGCATACTTACTTTATTAGCCCCTTTGAATTTTCTGATCTGCTGATTAGTGTAATTTACATGATTGCGCAGTACCTGATCGTGATAGGCGGGGCAGAACGAAAATTAATCCGTCCTTTAACGGCTGATTAG
- a CDS encoding nitrilase family protein, which produces MENPNYLKINNLKITIFQAYLFWENIDKNLQNISLRLSSGVKEKTDLIVLPEMFNTGFSMNAKELAEEMDGKTMTWMADSAARYDCVVTGSLIIKENNNYYNRMIWMLPTGEYQHYDKRHLFGMGEEDKTYTSGQDKIVVELKGWKIRLAVCYDLRFPIWLRNNDPSYDVLLIVASWPDKRIPHWKALIPARAIENQSYVVAVNRVGHDGKEVYHSGHSMCIDAFGNTVYYKPEDEDLYTFSINYDDLIKIRRDFPFLKDADQFKLIN; this is translated from the coding sequence ATGGAGAACCCAAACTATCTCAAAATAAATAATCTAAAAATCACCATTTTTCAAGCTTATTTATTCTGGGAAAATATAGATAAAAACTTGCAGAATATATCCCTGCGTTTGTCTTCGGGCGTAAAGGAAAAAACAGATCTTATTGTATTACCCGAAATGTTCAATACAGGTTTCAGCATGAATGCCAAAGAACTTGCCGAAGAAATGGATGGTAAGACCATGACCTGGATGGCGGATTCAGCAGCCCGATATGACTGTGTAGTCACAGGAAGTCTCATTATCAAAGAAAACAATAACTATTATAACAGAATGATCTGGATGCTGCCAACAGGTGAATATCAGCATTATGATAAAAGACATCTGTTTGGTATGGGCGAAGAAGATAAGACATATACCTCAGGGCAGGATAAGATTGTGGTAGAATTAAAAGGCTGGAAGATCAGGCTGGCTGTTTGTTACGACCTTAGATTCCCGATCTGGTTAAGAAATAATGATCCCTCTTACGATGTACTGCTGATTGTGGCAAGCTGGCCGGATAAACGTATTCCGCATTGGAAAGCACTGATCCCGGCAAGAGCCATAGAAAACCAGAGTTACGTGGTAGCTGTGAACCGTGTAGGCCATGATGGCAAAGAAGTTTACCATAGCGGTCATTCCATGTGTATTGATGCTTTTGGAAATACGGTATATTATAAGCCGGAAGATGAAGATCTTTATACTTTTAGTATCAATTATGACGATCTGATAAAAATACGCAGGGACTTTCCTTTCCTGAAAGATGCTGATCAGTTTAAACTGATAAATTAA
- a CDS encoding queuosine precursor transporter, giving the protein MTFKTKESRLLLVLGSFFVANTILSEFIGVKIFSVEATLGIKHFNINLLGVPNLSFHMSAGVLTWPLIFIMTDIINEYFGMKQVRFLSVLTAVLIGYAFFIVWGAMNLSSSDFWVNQQINGQQVNMDNAFAGIFGQGMWIIVGSIVAFLVGQFADVLIFHKIKKITGERALWLRSTGSTLVSQLIDSFVVIFIAFYLNPQYHWSWQMVAAIGLVNYTYKFLVAILMTPILYLVHGIIDNYLGKDLAHKLIKMAGR; this is encoded by the coding sequence ATGACTTTTAAAACAAAAGAGAGCAGGTTATTACTCGTATTAGGGAGTTTTTTTGTAGCTAATACTATTCTATCTGAGTTTATTGGCGTTAAAATATTTAGTGTGGAAGCCACACTCGGAATCAAACATTTTAATATCAATTTGTTAGGTGTTCCAAATTTATCATTTCATATGTCTGCCGGGGTGCTCACCTGGCCGCTGATCTTTATCATGACTGATATTATCAATGAATATTTCGGGATGAAGCAGGTACGGTTTCTTTCGGTATTAACTGCTGTGCTGATTGGATATGCTTTTTTTATTGTCTGGGGTGCAATGAACCTCAGCTCGTCAGATTTCTGGGTAAATCAGCAGATTAATGGGCAGCAGGTGAATATGGATAATGCCTTTGCAGGTATATTCGGGCAGGGAATGTGGATTATTGTCGGATCTATTGTCGCTTTTCTGGTTGGCCAGTTTGCCGATGTGCTGATCTTTCATAAAATTAAAAAAATAACCGGTGAACGCGCTTTATGGCTTAGATCTACCGGCTCTACACTGGTTTCTCAGCTGATCGATAGTTTTGTCGTCATATTTATTGCTTTTTATTTAAATCCTCAATATCACTGGAGCTGGCAAATGGTAGCAGCGATAGGTTTAGTGAATTATACTTATAAGTTTTTGGTAGCTATTCTGATGACGCCTATACTTTACCTGGTTCATGGTATCATTGATAATTACCTTGGGAAAGACCTGGCACATAAGCTGATCAAAATGGCAGGAAGATAG
- the pbpC gene encoding penicillin-binding protein 1C, translating into MNIKIKPVSKLLIGDGIVFLLLCWFLVCLPARLFVSPTSYVVEASNGGLLNAAIAADGQWRFPAADTVPDKFAKCIVAFEDKRFYKHPGIDILAMARAMKQNFRAKGIVSGGSTLTMQTIRLSRRQDRTVAQKLFEILLAIRLEVRSSKKEILKLYAANAPFGSNVVGLEAAAWRYFGRSPQSLSWGEMATLAVLPNSPRLVHPGRNITRLITKRNNLLDELAKLKIIDQATANLSKLEPVPGKPRPLPQDAPHLLNRFKTERISLKIPNTRVRSTLDESLQLKINSLLKRYNNRYRANDIDNIAALVLNVKNGTVMAYAGNIYQPENAALESHVDMIKAPRSPGSTLKPLLYASMLNDGLILPKTLIPDIPTQIGNYSPQNYDLGYDGAIAADRALSRSLNIPAVRLLQTYKYPRFYDQLKKLGFSTLNQPADHYGLSLILGGSEVTLWDLAKTYMGMARSLNHYNDYKGYYNPHDYDAPVYVQSKNTEKPDENEMQRNSFLDNGAIWSTFNAMEELMRPGDEGLWEQFSSAQRLAWKTGTSFGFRDAWAIGLTPDYVVCVWVGNADGEGRPGLTGIDVAAPVLFDIFRQLPKGKWFETPKNKLKQLTICRQSGYKASQYCPDRVNELVPFAGEKTVVCPYHKIIHLNQGAAFRVTDQCVSPADMVHQPWFILPPAMEYYYKIKHSDYKPLPPFMEGCGDTGNNYVMDMIYPKNNAAIYIPLEFDGKRGKVVFTATHKNAAAQIYWHIDNEYVATTAHTHQLSLSPAPGKHTLTLVDDQGERFVQQFTILDRDKN; encoded by the coding sequence ATGAACATAAAAATAAAGCCGGTATCAAAACTACTGATTGGCGATGGTATAGTATTCCTGTTATTATGTTGGTTTTTAGTATGCCTGCCTGCCAGACTGTTTGTCTCTCCCACTTCTTATGTCGTGGAAGCTTCCAATGGAGGACTATTGAATGCCGCCATTGCCGCAGATGGGCAATGGCGCTTTCCTGCTGCTGACACTGTACCTGACAAATTTGCAAAATGTATTGTCGCTTTTGAGGACAAAAGGTTTTACAAACATCCCGGGATTGACATTTTGGCTATGGCAAGGGCGATGAAACAAAACTTCCGCGCCAAAGGAATTGTAAGTGGCGGCAGTACGCTGACCATGCAAACTATCCGGCTCAGCCGCAGACAAGACCGTACGGTTGCTCAAAAGTTATTCGAAATCTTACTGGCAATCCGTTTAGAGGTTAGAAGTTCAAAAAAAGAAATCCTCAAATTATATGCTGCCAATGCACCCTTTGGAAGTAATGTGGTTGGCCTGGAAGCAGCAGCCTGGCGATATTTTGGCAGGAGCCCTCAGTCACTTTCCTGGGGAGAAATGGCAACATTGGCCGTTTTACCCAATAGTCCGAGGTTAGTACATCCGGGCCGTAATATTACAAGGCTGATTACCAAGAGAAATAACCTGCTTGATGAGCTCGCTAAATTAAAAATCATTGATCAGGCTACGGCCAATCTGTCCAAACTAGAGCCCGTACCCGGTAAACCAAGGCCGTTACCACAAGACGCTCCCCATTTATTGAATAGATTTAAAACTGAAAGAATCAGTTTAAAGATCCCGAACACGCGTGTAAGGTCAACTTTAGATGAATCCTTGCAGTTAAAGATCAATTCCTTATTAAAAAGATATAACAACCGCTATCGCGCAAATGATATTGATAACATTGCTGCGCTCGTCCTGAATGTAAAAAACGGGACAGTGATGGCTTATGCAGGGAATATTTATCAGCCGGAAAATGCAGCATTGGAAAGTCATGTAGACATGATCAAAGCTCCGCGCAGTCCCGGCAGCACCTTAAAACCACTGTTATACGCCAGTATGTTAAATGACGGACTGATCCTTCCTAAAACTCTGATTCCGGATATCCCTACTCAAATCGGCAACTATTCTCCACAAAATTATGACCTGGGTTACGATGGAGCAATTGCTGCCGACCGTGCATTAAGCCGTTCACTGAACATTCCGGCAGTTCGTTTATTACAGACTTATAAATATCCCCGCTTTTATGATCAATTAAAAAAACTTGGATTTTCAACGCTTAACCAACCGGCAGATCATTATGGTTTGTCATTAATTCTTGGAGGCAGTGAAGTCACCTTGTGGGATCTTGCCAAAACTTATATGGGCATGGCCAGATCACTCAACCATTATAATGACTATAAAGGATATTATAATCCACATGATTACGACGCCCCGGTTTATGTACAGTCAAAAAACACAGAAAAACCAGATGAAAATGAAATGCAGCGTAACTCCTTTCTGGATAACGGAGCTATCTGGAGCACATTTAATGCAATGGAAGAATTGATGCGCCCCGGTGACGAAGGGCTCTGGGAGCAATTTTCTTCTGCACAACGTTTAGCCTGGAAAACCGGGACAAGTTTTGGTTTCAGAGATGCCTGGGCAATTGGCCTTACGCCCGATTATGTAGTTTGTGTGTGGGTAGGAAATGCAGATGGTGAAGGCAGGCCCGGATTAACAGGAATTGATGTTGCGGCGCCTGTATTATTTGATATTTTCAGGCAATTACCTAAAGGTAAATGGTTTGAAACACCAAAAAACAAATTGAAACAACTGACGATCTGTCGTCAAAGTGGCTATAAAGCCAGTCAATATTGTCCTGACCGTGTTAATGAGCTGGTTCCTTTTGCGGGAGAAAAAACTGTAGTTTGCCCCTACCATAAAATCATACATCTTAACCAGGGCGCTGCTTTCAGAGTCACAGATCAATGTGTAAGCCCGGCAGATATGGTCCACCAACCCTGGTTTATTTTGCCGCCAGCAATGGAATATTATTATAAGATCAAGCATAGCGACTATAAACCTTTGCCCCCATTTATGGAAGGATGCGGCGATACCGGTAATAATTATGTAATGGATATGATCTATCCGAAGAATAATGCCGCTATTTATATTCCCTTAGAGTTTGATGGCAAAAGAGGAAAAGTTGTATTTACAGCAACGCATAAAAATGCTGCCGCTCAGATATACTGGCATATAGACAATGAATATGTGGCCACAACCGCGCATACACATCAGCTGAGCCTGAGTCCGGCACCCGGCAAGCATACCTTAACACTAGTGGATGATCAGGGAGAAAGATTTGTTCAGCAGTTTACTATACTGGACCGGGATAAAAACTAA